A region of Haliotis asinina isolate JCU_RB_2024 chromosome 9, JCU_Hal_asi_v2, whole genome shotgun sequence DNA encodes the following proteins:
- the LOC137297188 gene encoding citrate transporter CitP-like — MSVRNVKKQQCYTLHVVRTRSAVAAVVLGLAVVAGVLGLAVVLVVLGLAVVLDVLGLAVVLVVLGLAVVLVVLGLAVVLVVLSLAVVLVVLGLAVVLDVLGLAVVLVVLGLAVVLVVLGLAVVLVVLSLAVVLVVLSLAVVLVVLSLAVVLVVLGLAVVLVVLGLAVVVVVLGLAVVLVVLGLAVVLVVLSLAVVLVVLSLAVVLVVLSLAVVLVVLGLAVVLVVLGLAVVLVVLGLAVVLVVLGLAVVLVVLSLAVILVVLSLAVVVVVLGLAVVVVVLGLAVVLVVLGLAVVLVVLSLAVVLVVLSLAVVLVVLSLAVVLVVLGLAVVLVVLSLAVVAGVLSLAVVAGVLSLAVVLVVLGLAVVLVVLSLAVVAGVLSLAVVAGVLSLAVVLVVLSLAVVVVVLGLAVVLVVLSLAVVAGVLGLAVVLVVLSLAVVLVVLGLAVVLVVLGLTVVLVVLSLAVVLVVLSLAVVAVVLGLAVVLVVLGLAVVLVVLSLAVVLVVLSLAVVLVVLGLAVVLDVLGLAVVVVVLGLAVVLVVLSLAVVVVVLGLAVVLVVLGLAVVLVVLCLAVVVVVLGLAVVVVVLGLAVVLVVLSLAVVVVVLGLAVELVVLGLAVVLVVLCLVVVLAVLSLAAELGLAVVAGVLSLAVVLVVLGLAVVVVVLGLAVVAGVLGLAVVAGVLGLAVVVVVGGLVVVLVVLGLPVVVVVLGPAVVTVIL; from the coding sequence GCTGTAGTAGCGGGTGTACTGGGTCTAGCTGTAGTACTGGTTGTACTGGGTCTAGCTGTAGTACTGGATGTACTGGGTCTAGCTGTAGTACTGGTTGTACTGGGTCTAGCTGTAGTACTGGTTGTACTGGGTCTAGCTGTAGTACTGGTTGTATTGAGTCTAGCTGTAGTACTGGTTGTACTGGGTCTAGCTGTAGTACTGGATGTACTGGGTCTAGCTGTAGTACTGGTTGTACTGGGTCTAGCTGTAGTACTGGTTGTACTGGGTCTAGCTGTAGTACTGGTTGTGCTGAGTCTAGCTGTAGTACTGGTTGTATTGAGTCTAGCTGTAGTACTGGTTGTATTGAGTCTAGCTGTAGTACTGGTTGTACTGGGTCTAGCTGTAGTACTGGTTGTACTGGGTCTAGCTGTAGTAGTGGTTGTACTGGGTCTAGCTGTAGTACTGGTTGTACTGGGTCTAGCTGTAGTACTGGTTGTGCTGAGTCTAGCTGTAGTACTGGTTGTATTGAGTCTAGCTGTAGTACTGGTTGTATTGAGTCTAGCTGTAGTACTGGTTGTACTTGGTCTAGCTGTAGTACTGGTTGTACTGGGTCTAGCTGTAGTACTGGTTGTACTGGGTCTAGCTGTAGTACTGGTTGTACTGGGTCTAGCTGTAGTACTGGTTGTGCTGAGTCTAGCTGTAATACTGGTTGTATTGAGTCTAGCTGTAGTAGTGGTTGTACTGGGTCTAGCTGTAGTAGTGGTTGTACTGGGTCTAGCTGTAGTACTGGTTGTACTGGGTCTAGCTGTAGTACTGGTTGTATTGAGTCTAGCTGTAGTACTGGTTGTATTGAGTCTAGCTGTAGTACTGGTTGTATTGAGTCTAGCTGTAGTACTGGTTGTACTGGGTCTAGCTGTAGTACTGGTTGTGCTGAGTCTAGCTGTAGTAGCGGGTGTACTGAGTCTAGCTGTAGTAGCGGGTGTACTGAGTCTAGCTGTAGTACTGGTTGTACTGGGTCTAGCTGTAGTACTGGTTGTGCTGAGTCTAGCTGTAGTAGCGGGTGTACTGAGTCTAGCTGTAGTAGCGGGTGTACTGAGTCTAGCTGTAGTACTGGTTGTATTGAGTCTAGCTGTAGTAGTGGTTGTACTGGGTCTAGCTGTAGTACTGGTTGTATTGAGTCTAGCTGTAGTAGCGGGTGTACTGGGTCTAGCTGTAGTACTGGTTGTATTGAGTCTAGCTGTAGTACTGGTTGTACTGGGTCTAGCTGTAGTACTGGTTGTACTGGGTCTAACTGTAGTACTGGTTGTATTGAGTCTAGCTGTAGTACTGGTTGTATTGAGTCTAGCTGTAGTAGCGGTTGTACTGGGTCTAGCTGTAGTACTGGTTGTACTGGGTCTAGCTGTAGTACTGGTTGTGCTGAGTCTAGCTGTAGTACTGGTTGTATTGAGTCTAGCTGTAGTACTGGTTGTACTGGGTCTAGCTGTAGTACTGGATGTACTGGGTCTAGCTGTAGTAGTGGTTGTACTGGGTCTAGCTGTAGTACTGGTTGTATTGAGTCTAGCTGTAGTAGTGGTTGTGCTGGGTCTAGCTGTAGTACTGGTTGTACTGGGTCTAGCTGTAGTACTGGTTGTACTCTGTCTAGCTGTAGTAGTGGTTGTACTGGGTCTAGCTGTAGTAGTGGTTGTGCTGGGTCTAGCTGTAGTACTGGTTGTATTGAGTCTAGCTGTAGTAGTGGTTGTGCTGGGTCTAGCTGTAGAACTGGTTGTACTGGGTCTAGCTGTTGTACTGGTTGTACTCTGTCTAGTTGTAGTACTGGCTGTATTGAGTCTGGCTGCAGAACTGGGTCTAGCTGTAGTAGCGGGTGTATTGAGTCTAGCTGTAGTACTGGTTGTACTGGGTCTAGCTGTAGTAGTGGTTGTACTGGGTCTAGCTGTAGTAGCGGGTGTACTGGGTCTAGCTGTAGTAGCGGGTGTACTGGGTCTAGCTGTAGTAGTGGTTGTAGGAGGTCTAGTTGTAGTACTGGTTGTACTGGGTCTACCAGTGGTAGTGGTTGTACTGGGACCAGCTGTAGTAACGGTGATACTGTGA